AAAAAGTCTTGGGAAGACAGGGGCATAGGTGTAACCCTTATCAGGGATGCCCATGAGGCAAAAAAAAAGATCAACAAAACGCCTTACAAACTGATTGGTATTGAACCTGACCTCTTTAATACCTTTGTTTCGGAAGAACCTGCACCTTCAATTTCACTTAAAGATTTCATTGAGAGAAGGCTCCATGATTTTATAAAAAGATTTAAGGCATCAGAAGGTTCCAATCTATACCACACACTTCTAAGAGAGATAGAGAAACCCCTTATTACTATGGTTTTAAAAGAGACCGGCGGGAATCAGATACAGGCGTCACATATACTCGGCCTCAACAGAAATACACTCAGAAAAAAGATAAAAGAATTAAATATAGTTCTTGACAACATTGCCTGAAAATTGATAGTCTTACTCTCCATCCGACAACCTTTTACATCCTCAAGATACCGGAAAGGGAACATGTATGACAAAGACAGAGCTTATTGAAAAAATCGCCATTTCAGCAGGTATAAGCAAAAAGGCAGCCAACAGTGCATTGCTTGCAACCCTTGATAATATTGTTAAGGCATTACAGAAAGGCCAGAAGGTAACATTGTTAGGCTTCGGTACCTTCTCTGTAAATGAGAGAAAGGCCAGAGACGGCAGGAACCCAAAAACCGGAGAGGCAATTAAGGTCTCTGCTTCAAGAGCACCGAAATTCACAGCGGGTAAGGCATTAAAGAGTGCGATAAAATAAAGGGTTCAAGGGGGCAAGTCCGGATAAGTTATTCTGTGCCCTCCATTTCGAGTACAGTATTGCAATTCATACAGAGATAACCTTCACCTTCAACATAGCGGCACGACTCTGATATATACCTTATCTCATACACCATCCCGCATTTCCCGCAAATAATCTGGTGCTTAACATTCCCTTCACCTGATACAGAATCGAACTCAGACACCATTTATCCCCCTTTGTGAGTATCCAGCTTAGGCCACTTTATTATAAAGTTTCCATAGCTCACCCTCCCCCTATCCCCCCTCCCGTCAAGGGAGGGGGGATAAACTTTGTACTTTTCTAAAGGAGGAATTCTCATTTCTTACTTCTTGCTTCTTACTTCTACCTTCCGCCTAAGCTATATCAACACTGCTCCCTTACTCCCTGAAGTCACCATCCTCGCATATCTCGCAAGCCAGCCCTTCTCAACTTTCGGATGGGGCGGCTTCCACTCCTGCCTTCTTTTGTTCATCTCTGCCTCACTTATTGCCACATTCAGGATTCGTTCGTTGAGGTCAATACTTATAATGTCACCATCCTGAATAAGGGCTATCGGGCCGCCCTCTGCCGCCTCAGGTGAGACGTGGCCTATACATGCTCCTCGTGTTCCTCCTGAAAACCGGCCGTCTGTTATAAGTGCAACCTTATCACCAAGCCCAAGCCCCATTATATTTGCTGTAGGGGATAACATCTCCTGCATACCAGGGCCGCCCTTAGGCCCTTCATAACGTATAACTACAACATGCCCTGCCTTTACCCTGCCTCCGAGTATACCGGCACATGCATCTTCCTGTGATTCAAATACAATTGCAGGCCCCTCATGTCTCCGCATTGCAGGGTCCACACCCGCTGTCTTTATAACAGCCCCCTCAGGTGCAAGATTTCCATAAAGGATTGCAAGGCCCCCATCCTTACTATATGCATTCTCAATGGGCCTGATAACCTCTTTATTCTTTATAACAGCATCTTTGATGTTATCGCCAAGCGTGTTAAGGGTAACAGTCTTCTGCTGTAAATCAATTACTCCATCCACCCTGCTCAATTCCTTTAAGATAGCACCCACACCTCCTGCATTATGCACATCCTCAATATGCCACTGAGATGACGGGCTTACCTTGCAAATATTGGGTACTATTCTTGAGAGTTCATTTATACGCTTCAGGTCGTAACTTATTCCGGCCTCATGAGCAATTGCAAGGGTGTGAAGAATAGTATTTGTTGAACCGCCCATTCCCATATCAAGTGCAAAGGCATTATCAATTGCCCCTCTTGTGACAATATCCCTGGGTTTAAGGTCGGCCTTTATTAACTCAATAATCTGTCGTGCTGCACGCTTTAAAAGTTCCTCCCTCTCAGGAGTCTTTGCGAGTGCAGTACCATTTCCAGGAAGGGCAATACCAAGTGCCTCCATCAGACAATTCATAGAGTTCGCAGTAAACAGCCCTGAGCAGGAACCACAGCTTGGACAGCCAT
This region of Nitrospirota bacterium genomic DNA includes:
- the ilvD gene encoding dihydroxy-acid dehydratase; amino-acid sequence: MRSDTIKKGFERAPHRSLLRATGLKDEDFNKPFIGVVNSYIDIIPGHVHLQEYGRIIKDEIRKAGGVPFEFNTIGVDDGIAMGHKGMLYSLPSRELIADSVETMIQAHMLDGMVCIPNCDKIVPGMIMAAMRVNVPAVFVSGGPMAAGRTSTGKVVDLISVFEGVGELQAGRITEAELKEIEDNGCPSCGSCSGLFTANSMNCLMEALGIALPGNGTALAKTPEREELLKRAARQIIELIKADLKPRDIVTRGAIDNAFALDMGMGGSTNTILHTLAIAHEAGISYDLKRINELSRIVPNICKVSPSSQWHIEDVHNAGGVGAILKELSRVDGVIDLQQKTVTLNTLGDNIKDAVIKNKEVIRPIENAYSKDGGLAILYGNLAPEGAVIKTAGVDPAMRRHEGPAIVFESQEDACAGILGGRVKAGHVVVIRYEGPKGGPGMQEMLSPTANIMGLGLGDKVALITDGRFSGGTRGACIGHVSPEAAEGGPIALIQDGDIISIDLNERILNVAISEAEMNKRRQEWKPPHPKVEKGWLARYARMVTSGSKGAVLI
- a CDS encoding HU family DNA-binding protein codes for the protein MTKTELIEKIAISAGISKKAANSALLATLDNIVKALQKGQKVTLLGFGTFSVNERKARDGRNPKTGEAIKVSASRAPKFTAGKALKSAIK